One Pseudomonas sp. FP1742 genomic window carries:
- a CDS encoding glutamine synthetase family protein, whose amino-acid sequence MTEPLLSFEALKRAAAAGEIDTVLVCMVDMQGRLVGKRFQVEFFIDSGHEETHCCNYLLADDIDMEPVPGYAAASWSKGYGDFVLKPDMSTLRRVPWLECTALVLCDVLDHHHRKDLPHSPRAILKKQVERLRERGYTGMFASELEFYLFDESYQAIHERNYHQPKTAGHYIEDYNILQTTREEPVLRAIRKHLQACGIPVENSKGEWGPGQEEINIRYADAMTMADHHVIIKHACKEIAQLQGKAITFMAKWRYDAAGSSSHIHNSLWDKNGKKSLFFDSKAEFGMSKLMRSWVAGQLKYANDVTCFLAPYINSYKRFQAGTFAPTRAVWSRDNRTAGFRLCAEGSKAIRIECRIGGADLNPYLAFAALIAAGLAGIDEKLELAAPFEGDAYVNEHLPEVSKTLREACAALRASSMLREAFGDEVIDHYVHTADWEQKEYDRRITDWELQRGFERY is encoded by the coding sequence ATGACCGAGCCCCTCCTCAGCTTCGAAGCACTCAAACGCGCCGCTGCCGCCGGCGAGATCGATACCGTGCTGGTGTGCATGGTCGATATGCAGGGGCGACTGGTCGGCAAGCGCTTCCAGGTCGAATTTTTCATCGACAGCGGCCACGAAGAAACCCACTGCTGCAATTACCTGCTGGCCGACGACATCGACATGGAACCGGTGCCGGGATACGCCGCTGCCAGTTGGAGCAAAGGCTATGGCGATTTTGTGCTCAAACCCGACATGTCTACATTACGGCGCGTGCCGTGGCTGGAATGCACGGCGCTGGTGCTCTGCGATGTGCTCGATCATCACCATAGAAAAGACCTGCCCCACAGCCCGCGAGCGATCCTGAAAAAACAGGTCGAACGCCTGCGCGAGCGCGGCTATACCGGCATGTTCGCCTCTGAGCTGGAGTTCTATCTGTTCGACGAGAGTTACCAGGCGATCCACGAGCGCAACTACCACCAGCCGAAGACCGCCGGCCATTACATCGAGGATTACAACATCCTGCAGACCACCCGCGAGGAACCGGTGCTGCGGGCGATTCGCAAGCACCTGCAGGCCTGCGGCATTCCCGTGGAAAACTCCAAGGGCGAATGGGGGCCAGGCCAGGAAGAAATCAACATTCGTTATGCCGATGCCATGACCATGGCCGACCACCACGTCATCATCAAGCACGCCTGCAAAGAGATCGCGCAACTGCAAGGCAAGGCGATCACCTTCATGGCCAAATGGCGCTATGACGCCGCCGGCTCCAGCAGCCATATTCACAACTCGCTATGGGACAAGAACGGCAAAAAGTCACTGTTCTTCGACTCCAAGGCCGAGTTCGGCATGTCGAAGTTGATGCGCTCGTGGGTCGCCGGGCAGCTCAAATACGCCAATGACGTCACCTGTTTTCTGGCGCCCTACATCAACTCGTACAAGCGCTTTCAGGCCGGCACCTTCGCGCCGACGCGGGCGGTCTGGAGCCGGGACAATCGCACCGCAGGCTTTCGTTTGTGCGCCGAAGGCAGCAAAGCCATCCGCATCGAATGCCGCATCGGCGGGGCCGACCTTAACCCCTATCTGGCCTTCGCCGCGTTGATCGCCGCAGGCCTGGCCGGTATCGACGAAAAGCTCGAACTCGCGGCGCCGTTCGAGGGCGATGCCTATGTCAATGAGCATTTGCCTGAAGTGTCGAAAACCCTGCGCGAGGCCTGCGCCGCGCTCAGGGCTTCAAGCATGTTGCGCGAGGCGTTCGGCGATGAAGTGATCGACCACTACGTGCACACCGCCGACTGGGAACAGAAAGAGTACGACCGGCGGATAACCGACTGGGAACTGCAGCGCGGCTTCGAGCGCTATTGA
- a CDS encoding aldehyde dehydrogenase family protein, producing the protein MTETVQLISPVDGRVYAERRRADAVQIEQALTAAETAQAQWKRRPLSERAAFCSAAVDAMLAMKDEIVPELAWQMGRPVRFGAGELRGFEERARHMIAIAPEALAAVEPTPVAGFRRYIKREPLGTVLVVAPWNYPYLTAVNTIIPALMAGNSVILKHATQTLLVGERFAEAFRRAQLPEGLFHNLLLSHVYAAAIITSGRVQQVNFTGSVSGGEAMEHAAVGGFLSVGLELGGKDPAYVRADANLEHAVENLVDGSFFNSGQSCCAVERIYVDEKIYPAFVERFAALTRQYVLGNPLDEATTLGPMVTPGAAEFVRKQIADALAQGAKALIDPKDFAAGPPGSAYLAPQVLVDVTHHMSVMREESFGPVVGIMPVASDDEAIALMNDSEFGLSASIWTQDLAAAERIGNEIATGTVFMNRCDYLDPALAWTGVKNSGRGVTLSRLGYEHLTRAKSFHLRHEI; encoded by the coding sequence ATGACTGAGACCGTTCAACTCATCTCCCCGGTCGATGGCCGGGTCTATGCCGAACGCCGCCGTGCCGATGCGGTGCAGATCGAGCAGGCGCTGACGGCGGCCGAAACCGCCCAGGCGCAATGGAAACGCCGGCCACTGAGCGAACGCGCCGCGTTTTGCAGCGCTGCCGTGGACGCGATGCTGGCGATGAAGGACGAGATCGTGCCGGAGCTGGCCTGGCAGATGGGGCGCCCGGTACGCTTCGGCGCTGGCGAGCTGCGCGGCTTCGAAGAACGGGCCCGGCACATGATCGCCATTGCGCCTGAAGCGTTGGCAGCGGTAGAGCCCACGCCTGTCGCGGGTTTTCGGCGCTATATCAAACGCGAGCCGCTGGGTACGGTGCTGGTCGTCGCGCCGTGGAATTATCCGTATCTGACGGCGGTGAATACGATCATCCCGGCGCTGATGGCGGGCAACAGCGTGATCCTCAAACACGCTACGCAAACGCTGCTGGTCGGGGAGCGTTTCGCCGAAGCCTTTCGCCGCGCCCAGCTGCCCGAAGGGCTGTTCCATAACCTGCTGCTCAGTCATGTCTATGCCGCGGCGATCATCACCTCCGGACGGGTGCAGCAGGTGAACTTCACCGGTTCTGTCAGCGGCGGCGAGGCCATGGAGCACGCGGCCGTCGGAGGTTTCCTCAGCGTGGGGCTCGAGCTTGGCGGCAAAGACCCGGCCTACGTCCGGGCAGATGCCAACCTTGAGCATGCGGTGGAAAACCTGGTGGACGGCAGCTTCTTCAACTCCGGGCAGAGCTGCTGTGCCGTCGAACGGATTTATGTCGATGAAAAAATCTACCCGGCCTTTGTCGAGCGCTTCGCTGCCCTGACCCGTCAATACGTGCTGGGCAACCCGCTGGACGAAGCCACCACCCTCGGGCCAATGGTCACACCGGGCGCCGCTGAGTTCGTTCGCAAGCAGATCGCCGATGCACTGGCACAAGGGGCCAAGGCGCTGATCGATCCAAAGGACTTCGCCGCCGGCCCGCCGGGCAGCGCCTACCTCGCGCCGCAGGTGTTGGTGGACGTCACCCATCACATGTCGGTGATGCGCGAAGAAAGCTTCGGCCCGGTGGTCGGCATCATGCCAGTGGCCAGCGACGACGAAGCCATCGCCTTGATGAACGACAGCGAGTTCGGGCTCAGCGCCTCGATCTGGACGCAAGACCTGGCCGCCGCCGAACGCATCGGCAACGAGATCGCTACCGGCACCGTGTTCATGAACCGCTGCGATTACCTGGACCCGGCCCTGGCCTGGACCGGGGTGAAGAACAGCGGGCGCGGCGTAACGCTGTCGCGCCTGGGCTATGAACACCTGACCCGAGCCAAATCCTTCCACTTGCGCCACGAGATCTGA
- a CDS encoding iron-containing alcohol dehydrogenase, with protein sequence MSLTANWNYPTSIRFGVGRIAELAEVCRSQGIQRPLLVTDSGLARAPITTAALESLRAAGLGVALFCDLKPNPVEANLAGGLDAWRAGKHDGVVAFGGGSGLDMGKLIAFMSGQTRPVWDFEDIGDYWTRADESSIAPIIAVPTTAGTGSEVGRAAVIIDERTHTKRIIFHPKMMPRVVISDPALTVGMPAKVTAGTGMDAFSHCLESYCAPGFHPMAEGIAVEGMRLVANTLVRAVHTPSDLDARAQMLAAAAMGATAFQKGLGGMHALSHPVGALYDTHHGMTNATFMPYVLKFNRPAIEERITRLAAYLRLPSPGFDSFMAFVLKLRKDIGVPHTLVELGVDDQQADLIADMAIVDPCAGGNPLPLTRNGAAEIFEAAYHGRL encoded by the coding sequence ATGAGCCTGACCGCGAACTGGAACTACCCCACGAGCATCCGCTTCGGTGTCGGCCGCATCGCCGAACTGGCGGAAGTCTGCCGCAGCCAAGGGATCCAGCGACCGTTGCTGGTCACCGACAGTGGCCTGGCGCGTGCGCCGATCACCACGGCGGCGCTGGAGTCCTTGCGCGCCGCCGGCCTCGGTGTCGCGCTGTTCTGTGACCTCAAGCCCAACCCCGTCGAAGCCAACCTCGCGGGTGGGCTCGACGCCTGGCGTGCGGGCAAGCATGACGGCGTGGTGGCGTTCGGCGGTGGCAGCGGCCTGGACATGGGCAAGCTCATCGCCTTCATGAGCGGTCAGACCCGACCGGTGTGGGATTTCGAAGACATCGGCGACTACTGGACACGCGCCGACGAAAGCAGCATCGCCCCGATCATCGCGGTGCCGACTACGGCGGGCACCGGTTCCGAGGTCGGCCGTGCGGCGGTGATCATCGACGAGCGCACGCACACCAAACGCATCATCTTCCATCCGAAGATGATGCCGCGGGTGGTCATCAGCGACCCCGCCCTCACCGTCGGCATGCCGGCCAAGGTTACCGCCGGCACTGGCATGGACGCGTTTTCCCATTGCCTGGAATCCTACTGTGCCCCCGGTTTTCATCCCATGGCCGAAGGCATCGCGGTGGAAGGCATGCGCCTGGTGGCCAATACTCTGGTGCGGGCGGTACACACCCCTTCCGACCTCGACGCGCGCGCACAAATGCTCGCGGCGGCGGCGATGGGCGCCACCGCGTTCCAGAAAGGCCTGGGAGGAATGCACGCCCTCTCGCATCCGGTGGGCGCCCTGTACGACACCCACCATGGCATGACCAATGCCACGTTCATGCCCTATGTGTTGAAGTTCAATCGCCCGGCCATCGAGGAACGCATTACCCGTCTGGCGGCGTATCTGCGCCTGCCCTCCCCGGGCTTCGACAGCTTTATGGCCTTCGTCCTCAAGCTGCGCAAGGACATCGGCGTGCCGCATACGCTGGTCGAGCTGGGGGTGGATGATCAGCAGGCCGACCTGATCGCGGATATGGCGATTGTCGATCCCTGTGCCGGTGGTAATCCGCTGCCATTGACGCGAAATGGCGCGGCAGAAATTTTCGAAGCGGCTTATCACGGCCGTCTTTAG
- a CDS encoding amidase, giving the protein MIEVTEVSIAELRTALESGQTTAVELVQAYLARIDAYDGADTPTALNAVVVRNPDALKEAQASDARRAKGETLGPLDGIPYTAKDSYLVKGLTAASGSPAFADLIAYRDAFTIERLRGAGAICLGKTNMPPMANGGMQRGVYGRAESPYNADYLTAPFASGSSNGAGTATAASFAAFGLAEETWSSGRGPASNNGLCAYTPSRGVISVRGNWPLTPTMDVVVPFARTMADLLEVLDVVVADDPDTRGDLWRMQPWVPIPSVASVRPASYASLAANAHALAGKRFGVPRMYINADPDAGTSDAPGIGGPTGQRINTRASVIGLWEQARKALEAAGAEVLEVDFPLVSNCEGDRPGAPTVFNRGLVSKEFLHHELWDLTAWAFDDFLQANGDPKLHRLVDVNGPLIFPHDPGTLPNREGDLAAGMDEYVRMAERGITPWNQIDTLPDGLRGLELTRRIDLEEWMDRLGLDAVIFPTVADVGPANADVDPASADIAWSNGVWVANGNLAIRHLGVPTVTVPMGVMPDIGMPVGLTFAGRAYDDSTLLRLASAFESTGTKRLIPPRTPPLSGSQK; this is encoded by the coding sequence ATGATCGAGGTCACCGAGGTTTCCATTGCCGAGTTGCGTACTGCGCTCGAATCCGGCCAGACCACGGCGGTTGAGCTTGTGCAGGCCTATCTGGCCCGGATCGACGCCTACGATGGCGCCGACACGCCCACCGCCCTCAACGCGGTGGTGGTGCGCAACCCCGATGCGCTCAAGGAAGCGCAGGCGTCCGATGCCCGTCGGGCCAAGGGCGAGACGCTGGGCCCGCTCGACGGTATCCCCTACACGGCCAAGGACAGTTATCTGGTGAAGGGGCTGACCGCCGCCTCTGGAAGTCCCGCCTTCGCCGACCTGATTGCTTATCGCGATGCGTTCACCATCGAACGGCTTCGCGGTGCCGGGGCGATCTGCCTGGGCAAGACCAATATGCCACCGATGGCCAACGGCGGTATGCAGCGCGGAGTCTACGGCCGGGCCGAGAGTCCGTATAACGCCGACTACCTCACCGCCCCTTTTGCCTCGGGTTCATCGAACGGCGCAGGCACCGCGACCGCCGCCAGTTTCGCGGCCTTCGGTCTGGCGGAGGAAACCTGGTCGAGCGGACGTGGCCCTGCCTCGAACAACGGTTTGTGCGCCTATACGCCTTCGCGTGGGGTGATCTCGGTGCGCGGCAACTGGCCGTTGACGCCGACCATGGACGTGGTCGTGCCGTTTGCCCGGACCATGGCGGACCTGCTCGAAGTGCTCGATGTGGTGGTGGCCGATGATCCCGATACCCGGGGCGATCTGTGGCGGATGCAACCCTGGGTGCCGATTCCGAGCGTCGCTTCGGTGCGCCCCGCTTCCTATGCATCGCTTGCCGCGAATGCCCATGCGCTCGCCGGAAAGCGCTTTGGCGTGCCTCGCATGTACATCAACGCCGATCCCGACGCGGGCACCAGCGATGCACCCGGCATCGGTGGGCCGACGGGCCAGCGCATCAACACCCGCGCCTCCGTGATCGGGCTCTGGGAGCAGGCGCGCAAGGCACTCGAAGCGGCCGGTGCTGAAGTGCTCGAGGTCGATTTCCCGCTGGTTTCCAATTGCGAGGGCGATCGTCCTGGGGCACCGACGGTGTTTAACCGGGGCCTGGTATCCAAAGAGTTCCTGCACCATGAGTTGTGGGATCTGACGGCCTGGGCGTTCGATGATTTTCTTCAGGCCAACGGTGATCCAAAACTGCATCGCCTGGTCGACGTGAACGGGCCGCTGATTTTCCCCCACGACCCGGGGACGCTGCCCAACCGCGAGGGCGATCTTGCCGCCGGCATGGACGAGTATGTGCGGATGGCCGAACGCGGCATTACGCCGTGGAACCAGATCGACACGCTGCCGGATGGACTGCGTGGCCTGGAACTGACCCGGCGAATCGATCTGGAAGAATGGATGGATCGGCTGGGGCTCGACGCGGTGATTTTCCCGACGGTAGCCGACGTCGGGCCGGCGAATGCCGACGTCGATCCGGCGTCTGCGGATATCGCGTGGAGTAACGGGGTCTGGGTCGCCAACGGCAATCTCGCCATCCGCCACCTGGGCGTTCCCACGGTCACGGTGCCGATGGGCGTCATGCCGGACATCGGCATGCCCGTCGGGCTGACATTTGCCGGCCGCGCCTACGACGATTCGACACTGCTTCGCCTGGCTTCGGCGTTCGAGTCGACGGGGACGAAACGCTTGATCCCACCGCGCACCCCGCCCTTGTCGGGTAGCCAAAAATAG
- a CDS encoding DUF2790 domain-containing protein yields the protein MKTLKIAVLLALAGIGVHAFADDGHSTNATSKTPVEIYTYETKLDIKKVISLTEIPDECKPVPVQMTYEDSHDQRHIMQYQVMGTGCSNG from the coding sequence ATGAAAACTTTAAAAATTGCGGTTCTTCTGGCACTTGCCGGTATAGGCGTACACGCCTTTGCAGACGATGGCCATTCAACTAACGCGACCAGCAAGACACCTGTTGAGATCTACACGTACGAAACGAAGCTCGACATTAAGAAAGTCATTAGCCTCACAGAGATTCCGGACGAGTGCAAACCGGTCCCGGTACAAATGACCTATGAAGACTCCCACGATCAACGGCATATCATGCAATATCAAGTGATGGGCACTGGATGTTCAAACGGTTGA
- a CDS encoding LysR family transcriptional regulator: protein MDVFQTMRFFMAVAQSGSFTAAAELLDTTTTNVSKAVSSLEARLQTRLINRTTRRLALTEAGARYLQRCERILDEVREADEEAGTAHTRPVGRLKIHAMSAIGNHYVIDAIAKYRETHPSVMFDLTLTNRLPDLLEEGYDMSIVLARDLPDSGFVAQRLGITYSILCASPAYLKKRGIPDSPGSLCSHDCLRIVNTVMPVENWTFEGPEGAESINVPLSPFHINTADGMTVAITNGMGIGIQPIASAVNGLRAGTLVRVLPEYRLEELNLFAIYPSRKFVDAKTKTWVEFLKHHIPGMLASDEKIVGSGKTSVFE from the coding sequence ATGGACGTTTTCCAGACCATGCGGTTTTTCATGGCTGTTGCCCAGAGCGGCAGTTTTACGGCGGCCGCCGAGCTATTGGACACCACGACAACCAACGTCTCCAAAGCGGTTTCCAGTCTAGAGGCCAGGCTTCAAACCCGTCTGATTAACCGCACTACCCGACGCCTGGCGCTTACCGAAGCCGGTGCGCGCTATTTGCAACGATGCGAGAGGATTCTTGACGAGGTACGTGAAGCCGATGAGGAAGCCGGGACCGCTCACACCCGACCCGTGGGCAGGCTGAAAATTCATGCCATGTCAGCCATCGGCAATCATTACGTGATCGATGCCATTGCCAAATACAGAGAGACCCATCCCTCGGTCATGTTTGATTTGACACTGACCAATCGGCTACCCGACTTGCTCGAGGAAGGGTATGACATGTCGATTGTTTTAGCGCGGGATCTGCCCGATTCAGGGTTTGTCGCTCAGCGGCTCGGCATCACTTACAGCATTCTCTGCGCCTCGCCTGCCTATCTGAAGAAACGCGGAATCCCGGACTCTCCGGGTTCTCTTTGTTCACATGATTGTCTGAGGATTGTTAATACCGTAATGCCGGTTGAAAACTGGACATTTGAGGGGCCTGAAGGCGCGGAATCAATCAATGTCCCCTTGTCTCCCTTTCACATCAATACCGCTGATGGAATGACCGTCGCTATAACAAACGGGATGGGCATCGGTATTCAGCCGATTGCTTCTGCGGTCAATGGCCTGAGGGCCGGTACGTTAGTGCGCGTGTTGCCGGAGTATCGGCTTGAAGAGTTGAATCTATTTGCAATCTACCCATCACGAAAATTCGTGGATGCGAAGACAAAGACTTGGGTGGAGTTTCTTAAACATCACATCCCGGGCATGTTGGCCTCCGATGAAAAAATCGTAGGCTCAGGAAAAACATCAGTTTTTGAGTGA